The following are from one region of the Streptomyces fradiae genome:
- a CDS encoding MFS transporter, with protein MPRYRDVFRVPEFTPLFLSGSAQSAAQTLAGLGLATLVYRATGSPLLSALAMFGPALAQLVGATTLLSAADRLPPRAALSGVALLFAAGTAAQALPGLPVAAAFALLFLQGLAGSVTGGVRYGLLNEILPRDRFLLGRSVLNMSVGVCQIAGFATGGVLLALLSPRGALLAGAALYLAGALLAYRGLSARAPRAAGRPSPGETWRTNALLWSSPARRRIYLALWVPNGLIVGCESLFVPYAPERAGLLFVCAAVGMLAGDTAVGRFVPPSWRARLAAPLQCLLAAPYLVFVLRPGLVLAVVAITVSAVGYGASLLYQERLTALVPDELSGHALGLHASGMLALQGLSAAVAGGLAQLASPAAAMTMLAVASLAVTAALSVQGSRLRRAEQRKSAEPGTVNLVPRSRW; from the coding sequence ATGCCCCGCTACCGCGACGTCTTCCGCGTCCCCGAGTTCACCCCGCTCTTCCTCAGCGGTTCCGCGCAGTCCGCCGCCCAGACCCTGGCCGGCCTCGGCCTCGCCACCCTCGTCTACCGGGCCACCGGCTCGCCGCTGCTCTCCGCCCTCGCCATGTTCGGACCGGCGCTCGCCCAGCTCGTCGGCGCCACGACCCTGCTGTCCGCCGCCGACCGGCTGCCGCCGCGCGCGGCCCTGAGCGGCGTCGCCCTGCTCTTCGCGGCCGGCACCGCCGCCCAGGCGCTGCCCGGCCTGCCGGTCGCGGCGGCCTTCGCGCTGCTCTTCCTGCAGGGTCTGGCCGGCTCCGTCACCGGCGGCGTGCGCTACGGACTCCTGAACGAGATCCTGCCCCGGGACCGCTTCCTGCTCGGCCGGTCCGTCCTCAACATGTCCGTCGGCGTCTGCCAGATCGCCGGCTTCGCCACCGGCGGCGTCCTGCTCGCGCTGCTCTCGCCGCGCGGGGCGCTGCTTGCCGGCGCCGCGCTCTATCTGGCCGGGGCGCTGCTCGCGTACCGAGGTCTGTCCGCGCGGGCCCCGCGTGCCGCCGGGCGGCCCTCGCCGGGGGAGACCTGGCGGACCAACGCCCTGCTGTGGTCCTCGCCCGCCCGGCGGCGGATCTATCTGGCCCTGTGGGTGCCCAACGGACTGATCGTCGGCTGCGAGTCGCTGTTCGTGCCGTACGCCCCCGAGCGCGCCGGACTCCTCTTCGTCTGCGCCGCCGTGGGCATGCTGGCCGGGGACACCGCCGTCGGCCGCTTCGTACCGCCGTCGTGGCGGGCCCGGCTCGCGGCGCCCCTGCAGTGCCTGCTCGCCGCCCCGTACCTTGTCTTCGTCCTCCGGCCGGGGCTGGTGCTCGCGGTGGTCGCGATCACGGTCTCGGCCGTCGGGTACGGGGCGAGCCTGCTGTACCAGGAGCGGCTCACGGCGCTCGTGCCGGACGAACTGAGCGGGCACGCCCTCGGGTTGCACGCCTCCGGCATGCTCGCGCTTCAGGGTCTGAGTGCGGCCGTGGCCGGCGGGCTCGCCCAACTCGCCTCGCCCGCGGCCGCGATGACGATGCTGGCGGTCGCCTCGCTCGCGGTGACGGCGGCCCTGTCCGTGCAGGGCTCGCGCCTGCGGAGGGCGGAGCAACGCAAGAGCGCGGAACCAGGGACCGTAAACCTGGTTCCGCGCTCTCGTTGGTGA
- a CDS encoding AMP-binding protein codes for MTATTGTTGTTGAAGTAGTSSLSYDHGTGTTPLLGDTIGANLDRAVAAWPDREALVDVPSGRRWTYAEFGADVDRLADALLGSGVVKGDRVGIWAVNCAEWVLVQYATARIGAIMVNINPAYRAHELEYVLNQAGITLLFASLTHKTSDYRAMVEDVRGNCPRLRETVYFGDPTWDELLARTVPEGVRPAELSCDEPVNIQYTSGTTGFPKGATLSHHNILNNGYFVGEMIAYSEQDRICIPVPFYHCFGMVMGNLAATSHGACMVIPAPSFDPAATLRAVQEERCTSLYGVPTMFIAELNLPDFGTYDLSTLRTGIMAGSPCPVEVMKRVVAEMNMAEVSICYGMTETSPVSTQTRRDDDLERRTGTVGRVLPHVEVKIVDPATGLTVLRGTAGELCTRGYSVMLGYWDEPEKTAEAIDTGRWMHTGDLAVLREDGYVQIVGRIKDMIIRGGENVYPREIEEFLYGHAKIADVQVVGVPDERYGEEILACVIPRDPADPPTLEEVTAFCRDRLAHYKIPRRVEILAEFPMTVSGKVRKVELRERYGAG; via the coding sequence ATGACCGCGACGACGGGCACGACGGGCACGACGGGCGCTGCGGGTACGGCGGGCACGAGCAGCCTCTCGTACGACCACGGGACCGGCACCACGCCGCTCCTCGGCGACACCATCGGCGCCAACCTCGACCGGGCCGTCGCCGCCTGGCCGGACCGCGAGGCCCTGGTCGACGTGCCGAGCGGCCGCCGCTGGACGTACGCGGAGTTCGGCGCCGACGTCGACCGGCTGGCGGACGCGTTGCTCGGCAGCGGGGTCGTGAAGGGCGACCGGGTCGGCATCTGGGCGGTCAACTGCGCGGAGTGGGTGCTCGTGCAGTACGCCACGGCGCGCATCGGCGCCATCATGGTCAACATCAACCCGGCCTATCGGGCACACGAGTTGGAGTACGTGCTCAACCAGGCCGGCATCACGCTGCTCTTCGCCTCGCTCACCCACAAGACCAGCGACTACCGGGCCATGGTCGAGGACGTGCGCGGCAACTGTCCGCGGCTGCGCGAGACGGTCTACTTCGGCGACCCGACCTGGGACGAACTCCTCGCCCGCACCGTCCCGGAGGGCGTCCGGCCCGCCGAGCTGTCCTGCGACGAGCCGGTCAACATCCAGTACACCTCGGGGACCACCGGCTTCCCGAAGGGTGCCACCCTCTCCCACCACAACATCCTCAACAATGGCTATTTCGTGGGCGAGATGATCGCCTACAGCGAGCAGGACCGGATCTGCATCCCGGTGCCCTTCTACCACTGCTTCGGCATGGTGATGGGCAACCTCGCGGCCACCTCGCACGGCGCCTGCATGGTGATCCCGGCCCCGTCCTTCGACCCGGCCGCCACGCTGCGCGCGGTGCAGGAGGAGCGCTGCACCTCGCTCTACGGGGTGCCGACGATGTTCATCGCCGAGCTCAACCTGCCGGACTTCGGCACGTACGACCTGTCGACGCTGCGCACCGGCATCATGGCGGGCTCGCCGTGCCCGGTGGAGGTCATGAAGCGGGTGGTCGCCGAGATGAACATGGCGGAGGTGTCCATCTGTTACGGCATGACGGAGACCTCGCCGGTCTCCACCCAGACCCGCCGCGACGACGACCTGGAGCGGCGCACCGGCACCGTCGGCCGTGTCCTGCCGCACGTCGAGGTGAAGATCGTTGACCCGGCCACCGGCCTCACCGTGCTGCGCGGCACCGCCGGCGAGCTGTGCACCCGGGGCTACAGCGTGATGCTGGGGTACTGGGACGAGCCCGAGAAGACCGCCGAGGCGATCGACACGGGCCGTTGGATGCACACGGGCGACCTCGCCGTGCTCCGCGAGGACGGCTATGTCCAGATCGTCGGCCGCATCAAGGACATGATCATCCGCGGCGGTGAGAACGTGTATCCGCGCGAGATCGAGGAGTTCCTGTACGGGCACGCCAAGATCGCCGACGTGCAGGTGGTGGGTGTGCCGGACGAGCGGTACGGGGAGGAGATCCTCGCCTGCGTGATCCCGCGCGACCCGGCGGACCCGCCCACCCTGGAGGAGGTCACGGCCTTCTGCCGGGACCGCCTCGCCCACTACAAGATCCCGCGCCGGGTGGAGATCCTCGCCGAGTTCCCGATGACGGTCAGCGGGAAGGTGCGGAAGGTGGAACTGCGGGAGCGTTACGGGGCGGGCTGA
- the gcl gene encoding glyoxylate carboligase, with protein MPRMTAAAAAVEILKREGVTNAFGVPGAAINPFYRELKNVGGISHTLARHVEGASHMAEGYTRAKAGNIGVCIGTSGPAGTDMITGLYSAIADSIPILCITGQAPVSKLHKEDFQAVDIATIAKPVTKAATTVLEAAQVPGVFQQAFHLMRSGRPGPVLIDLPIDVQLTEIEFDPETYEPLPVYKPSATRAQAEKALKFLLESERPLIVAGGGIINADATDLLVEFAELTNIPVISTLMGWGTIPDDHELAAGMVGVQTAHRYGNATFLESDLVLGIGNRWANRHTGYNLDAYTKGRKFVHVDIEPTQLGKIFAPDYGIASDAKVALELFVEIAKEWKAAGTLPDFSAWAASAQERKATLQRRTHFDNIPMKPQRVYEEMNKAFSKETRYVTTIGLSQIAAAQFLHVYKPRHWINCGQAGPLGWTIPAAIGAATADPETPVVALSGDYDFQFMIEELAVAAQHKVPYVHVLVNNAYLGLIRQAQGGLGINFEVNLEFENINTPEIGVYGVDHVKVAEGLGVKAIRVTDPDKLGEALEEAKKLAVEFQVPVVVEAILERITNIAMSKTVDMSDVTEFEDLATEPGHAPTAIKALKV; from the coding sequence ATGCCTCGTATGACCGCCGCCGCAGCGGCCGTTGAGATCCTCAAGCGCGAAGGCGTCACCAACGCGTTCGGCGTGCCCGGCGCGGCGATCAACCCCTTCTACCGCGAGCTCAAGAACGTCGGCGGGATCAGCCACACGCTGGCCCGCCACGTCGAGGGCGCCTCCCACATGGCCGAGGGCTACACCCGCGCCAAGGCCGGCAACATCGGTGTCTGCATCGGTACCTCCGGCCCCGCCGGCACCGACATGATCACCGGCCTGTACTCGGCGATCGCCGACTCCATCCCGATCCTGTGCATCACCGGCCAGGCCCCGGTCTCGAAGCTCCACAAGGAGGACTTCCAGGCCGTCGACATCGCCACGATCGCCAAGCCCGTCACCAAGGCCGCGACGACCGTCCTGGAGGCCGCGCAGGTCCCCGGCGTCTTCCAGCAGGCCTTCCACCTGATGCGCTCCGGCCGCCCCGGCCCGGTCCTCATCGACCTGCCGATCGACGTCCAGCTGACCGAGATCGAGTTCGACCCGGAGACGTACGAGCCGCTGCCGGTCTACAAGCCGTCCGCGACCCGCGCCCAGGCCGAGAAGGCGCTGAAGTTCCTCCTGGAGTCCGAGCGCCCGCTGATCGTCGCCGGCGGCGGCATCATCAACGCCGACGCCACCGACCTCCTGGTCGAGTTCGCCGAGCTGACGAACATCCCGGTCATCTCCACCCTCATGGGCTGGGGCACCATCCCGGACGACCACGAGCTCGCGGCCGGCATGGTCGGCGTCCAGACCGCGCACCGCTACGGCAACGCGACCTTCCTGGAGTCGGACCTCGTCCTCGGCATCGGCAACCGCTGGGCCAACCGCCACACCGGCTACAACCTCGACGCCTACACCAAGGGCCGGAAGTTCGTCCACGTCGACATCGAGCCCACCCAGCTGGGCAAGATCTTCGCCCCGGACTACGGCATCGCCTCCGACGCCAAGGTCGCCCTGGAGCTCTTCGTCGAGATCGCCAAGGAGTGGAAGGCTGCGGGCACCCTGCCGGACTTCTCCGCCTGGGCCGCCTCCGCGCAGGAGCGCAAGGCCACCCTGCAGCGCCGCACGCACTTCGACAACATCCCGATGAAGCCGCAGCGCGTCTACGAGGAGATGAACAAGGCCTTCAGCAAGGAGACGCGCTACGTCACCACCATCGGCCTCTCCCAGATCGCGGCCGCGCAGTTCCTGCACGTCTACAAGCCGCGCCACTGGATCAACTGCGGTCAGGCCGGCCCGCTCGGCTGGACCATCCCGGCCGCCATCGGCGCCGCCACCGCCGACCCGGAGACCCCGGTCGTCGCGCTCTCCGGCGACTACGACTTCCAGTTCATGATCGAGGAGCTGGCGGTCGCCGCCCAGCACAAGGTCCCCTACGTCCACGTCCTCGTGAACAACGCCTACCTCGGTCTGATCCGGCAGGCGCAGGGCGGCCTCGGCATCAACTTCGAGGTCAACCTCGAGTTCGAGAACATCAACACCCCGGAGATCGGCGTCTACGGCGTCGACCACGTCAAGGTCGCCGAGGGCCTGGGCGTCAAGGCCATCCGCGTCACCGACCCGGACAAGCTGGGCGAGGCGCTGGAGGAGGCCAAGAAGCTGGCCGTCGAGTTCCAGGTCCCGGTCGTCGTCGAGGCGATCCTGGAGCGCATCACCAACATCGCGATGAGCAAGACGGTCGACATGAGCGACGTCACCGAGTTCGAGGACCTGGCCACCGAGCCGGGCCACGCGCCCACCGCGATCAAGGCCCTGAAGGTCTGA
- a CDS encoding catalase gives MSKRVLTTESGAPVADNQNSATAGVGGPILLQDQHLLEKLARFNRERIPERVVHARGSGAYGYFEVTDDVTAWTKAAFLSEVGKKTELFLRFSTVADSLGGADAVRDPRGFALKFYTEEGNYDLVGNNTPVFFIKDPIKFPDFIHSQKRDPFTGKQEADNVWDFWAHAPEATHQVTWLFGDRGIPASYRHMNGYGSHTYQWTNEAGEAFFVKYHFKTNQGVRSLSAEQAAELVGKDANSHQTDLLQSIERGVSPSWTLYVQVMPAAEAADYRFNPFDLTKVWPHSDYPLQRVGRLVLDRNPDNVFAEVEQAAFSPNNFVPGIGPSPDKMLQGRLFAYADAHRYRLGVNHTQLPVNAPKATTADNYGRDGLMATRNGSRHDKNYEPNSHQGPAQTDAALSAPLAIHGWTGTHAAPAHVKDDDFFQAGELYRLMSEDEKSRLVSNIAGSLSQVAREDIIEKNLAHFAAADAEYGRRVEEAVRALRED, from the coding sequence ATGTCGAAGCGCGTGCTTACGACCGAGTCCGGCGCCCCCGTCGCCGACAACCAGAACTCCGCCACCGCCGGCGTCGGTGGCCCCATCCTCCTCCAGGACCAGCACCTCCTGGAGAAGCTCGCGCGCTTCAACCGTGAGCGGATCCCGGAGCGCGTGGTGCACGCCCGCGGCTCCGGCGCGTACGGCTACTTCGAGGTGACCGACGACGTCACCGCCTGGACCAAGGCCGCCTTCCTCTCCGAGGTCGGCAAGAAGACCGAGCTGTTCCTGCGCTTCTCCACGGTGGCCGACTCGCTCGGCGGCGCGGACGCGGTCCGCGACCCGCGCGGCTTCGCGCTGAAGTTCTACACCGAGGAGGGCAACTACGACCTCGTCGGCAACAACACCCCGGTGTTCTTCATCAAGGACCCGATCAAGTTCCCCGACTTCATCCACTCCCAGAAGCGCGACCCCTTCACGGGCAAGCAGGAGGCGGACAACGTCTGGGACTTCTGGGCCCACGCCCCCGAGGCGACCCACCAGGTGACCTGGCTGTTCGGCGACCGCGGCATCCCCGCCTCGTACCGTCACATGAACGGCTACGGCTCGCACACCTACCAGTGGACCAACGAGGCGGGCGAGGCCTTCTTCGTCAAGTACCACTTCAAGACGAACCAGGGCGTCCGCAGCCTCTCCGCCGAGCAGGCCGCCGAGCTGGTCGGCAAGGACGCCAACTCGCACCAGACCGACCTGCTGCAGTCCATCGAGCGCGGCGTGAGCCCGTCCTGGACCCTCTACGTGCAGGTCATGCCGGCCGCCGAGGCCGCGGACTACCGCTTCAACCCGTTCGACCTCACCAAGGTGTGGCCGCACAGCGACTACCCGCTGCAGCGCGTGGGCCGGCTGGTCCTCGACCGCAACCCGGACAACGTCTTCGCCGAGGTCGAGCAGGCCGCGTTCTCCCCGAACAACTTCGTGCCGGGCATCGGTCCTTCGCCGGACAAGATGCTCCAGGGCCGCCTCTTCGCCTACGCGGACGCCCACCGCTACCGGCTCGGCGTCAACCACACCCAGCTGCCGGTCAACGCCCCCAAGGCGACCACGGCCGACAACTACGGCCGTGACGGCCTGATGGCCACCCGCAACGGCTCGCGCCACGACAAGAACTACGAGCCCAACTCGCACCAGGGCCCGGCGCAGACCGACGCCGCGCTCTCCGCGCCGCTCGCGATCCACGGCTGGACCGGCACCCACGCCGCCCCGGCGCACGTCAAGGACGACGACTTCTTCCAGGCCGGTGAGCTCTACCGGCTGATGTCCGAGGACGAGAAGTCCCGTCTGGTGTCCAACATCGCCGGCAGCCTCTCCCAGGTCGCCCGCGAGGACATCATCGAGAAGAACCTCGCCCACTTCGCCGCCGCCGACGCCGAGTACGGCCGGCGCGTCGAGGAGGCCGTCCGCGCCCTGCGCGAGGACTGA
- a CDS encoding transcriptional regulator, with the protein MGWWHLGTDALASSRFVVSPLAETVAALMTLHAGGGAHPGERAWLAARLPAYRARLAADPVDALLVRAAIGPTWNADFLTPTPLGEGEPSFEEELAAVRDAEPGDAVPQLEVAVGGPVPEPLRRAPDLPGRMAGILEWVWRETVLPEWPRRRRVLEADVVARTALLGRGGWAAALDELCPGKMRWLGDGRLQINTRDYPPRSLDGARLLFVPVTPAKGWSSWEGTERYAVTYACSGALADVSGPAVPEALGVLLGRARAGVLVRLESPASTTQLVALTGQGLGSVGRHLRVLLDAGLVRRRRAGRSVLYDWTEAGAALVRAQTP; encoded by the coding sequence ATGGGCTGGTGGCATCTCGGTACGGACGCGCTCGCGAGCAGCCGGTTCGTGGTGTCGCCGCTGGCCGAGACGGTCGCGGCGCTGATGACCCTGCACGCGGGCGGGGGCGCGCACCCGGGCGAGCGGGCCTGGCTGGCGGCCCGGCTGCCGGCGTATCGCGCGCGGCTCGCCGCCGATCCGGTGGACGCGCTGCTCGTCCGGGCCGCGATCGGTCCCACCTGGAACGCGGACTTCCTCACGCCGACGCCGCTGGGCGAGGGCGAGCCGTCCTTCGAGGAGGAGCTCGCGGCCGTCCGGGACGCCGAACCGGGCGACGCCGTCCCGCAGTTGGAGGTGGCGGTGGGCGGTCCGGTGCCGGAGCCGCTGCGCCGGGCGCCCGATCTGCCGGGGCGGATGGCGGGGATCCTGGAGTGGGTGTGGCGCGAGACGGTGCTGCCGGAGTGGCCGCGGCGCCGGCGGGTCCTGGAGGCCGATGTGGTGGCGCGGACGGCCCTGTTGGGCCGGGGCGGCTGGGCGGCGGCGCTCGACGAGCTGTGTCCGGGGAAGATGCGCTGGCTGGGCGACGGGCGGCTGCAGATCAACACCCGTGACTATCCGCCGCGTTCACTGGACGGGGCCCGTCTGCTCTTCGTGCCGGTGACGCCGGCCAAGGGCTGGTCGTCCTGGGAGGGCACGGAGCGGTACGCGGTGACGTACGCGTGCTCCGGCGCCCTGGCGGACGTGTCCGGGCCGGCCGTGCCGGAGGCCCTGGGCGTGCTGCTCGGCCGGGCCCGCGCCGGGGTCCTCGTGCGCCTCGAATCCCCGGCGTCCACCACGCAGTTGGTGGCGCTGACCGGGCAGGGGCTCGGGTCGGTGGGGCGGCATCTGAGGGTGCTGCTCGACGCCGGCCTGGTACGGCGCCGGCGGGCGGGCCGCTCGGTCCTTTACGACTGGACGGAGGCGGGCGCCGCCCTCGTACGGGCGCAGACGCCGTGA
- a CDS encoding AMP-binding protein codes for MTTTSATEATERFRAARDFLLQHREDYETAYAGFAWPRPDRFNWALDWFDVIAAGNERTALHIVEEDGTETKLSFAAMSERSNRVANWLSAQGVRAGDRMIVMLGNQIELWETMLAAMKLRAVVIPATPLLGPADLRDRVDRGRARHVLVRAEDTAKFDDVPGEYTRIAVGGDGVRWLGYEEAYGASAEFTPGGATLADDTLMLYFTSGTTARPKLVEHTHTSYPVGHLATMYWIGLKPGDVHLNISSPGWAKHAWSNLFAPWNAEATVFIHNYTRFDPARLMAEMDRHGVTSFCAPPTVWRMLIQADLTQLTTPPREVVAAGEPLNPEVIESVRRAWGVTIRDGFGQTETAVQVSNSPGQRLKEGSMGRPSPGYRVTLVDPVSGEPDVAEGEICLDLAADPVGLMTGYHGDPERTAEAMAGGYYRTGDIGARDAEGYITYVGRADDVFKASDYKISPFELESALLEHEAVAEAAVVPAPDPLRLAVPKAYVVLAAGWEPGPETAKALFAHSREVLAPYKRIRRIEFADLPKTVSGKIRRVELRKLTAEGRTGTEYTEGDVA; via the coding sequence ATGACCACGACGAGTGCGACGGAGGCGACGGAGCGGTTCCGGGCCGCCCGTGACTTCCTGCTCCAGCACCGGGAGGACTACGAGACGGCGTACGCGGGCTTCGCCTGGCCCCGCCCCGACCGGTTCAACTGGGCGCTCGACTGGTTCGACGTCATCGCCGCGGGCAACGAGCGCACCGCGCTGCACATCGTCGAGGAGGACGGCACCGAGACGAAGCTGAGCTTCGCCGCGATGTCGGAGCGCTCCAACCGGGTGGCGAACTGGCTGAGCGCGCAGGGCGTCCGCGCCGGCGACCGCATGATCGTCATGCTCGGCAACCAGATCGAGCTGTGGGAGACCATGCTCGCCGCGATGAAGCTGCGCGCCGTCGTCATCCCCGCCACCCCCCTCCTCGGCCCCGCCGACCTGCGCGACCGGGTGGACCGCGGCCGGGCCCGGCACGTGCTGGTGCGGGCCGAGGACACCGCCAAGTTCGACGACGTGCCGGGGGAGTACACCCGTATCGCGGTCGGCGGCGACGGGGTGCGCTGGCTCGGTTACGAGGAGGCGTACGGCGCGTCCGCGGAGTTCACGCCCGGCGGCGCGACCCTCGCCGACGACACCCTCATGCTCTACTTCACCTCCGGCACCACCGCCCGCCCCAAGCTGGTCGAGCACACCCACACCTCGTACCCGGTCGGCCACCTCGCGACGATGTACTGGATCGGGCTGAAGCCCGGCGACGTGCACCTCAACATCTCGTCGCCCGGCTGGGCCAAGCACGCCTGGTCCAACCTCTTCGCCCCGTGGAACGCGGAGGCGACCGTCTTCATCCACAACTACACGCGCTTCGACCCGGCGCGCCTGATGGCCGAGATGGACCGGCACGGCGTCACCAGCTTCTGCGCCCCGCCCACCGTGTGGCGGATGCTGATCCAGGCCGATCTCACCCAGCTGACCACCCCGCCCCGCGAGGTCGTCGCGGCCGGCGAGCCGCTCAACCCGGAGGTCATCGAGTCCGTCCGGCGCGCCTGGGGCGTCACCATCCGGGACGGCTTCGGACAGACCGAGACCGCCGTGCAGGTGTCGAACAGCCCCGGTCAGCGCCTCAAGGAGGGCTCGATGGGGCGGCCGAGCCCCGGCTACCGGGTCACCCTGGTCGACCCGGTCAGCGGTGAGCCGGACGTCGCGGAGGGCGAGATCTGCCTCGACCTGGCGGCCGACCCGGTGGGCCTGATGACCGGCTACCACGGGGACCCGGAGCGCACGGCCGAGGCGATGGCCGGCGGCTACTACCGCACCGGTGACATCGGCGCGCGCGACGCCGAGGGCTACATCACCTATGTGGGGCGCGCGGACGACGTCTTCAAGGCGAGCGACTACAAGATCAGCCCCTTCGAGCTGGAGAGCGCGCTGCTCGAACACGAGGCGGTCGCCGAGGCCGCCGTCGTCCCCGCCCCCGACCCGCTGCGGCTCGCCGTCCCCAAGGCGTACGTGGTGCTCGCGGCGGGCTGGGAGCCGGGCCCCGAGACGGCGAAGGCGCTCTTCGCGCACTCGCGCGAGGTGCTCGCCCCGTACAAGCGGATCCGCCGGATCGAGTTCGCCGACCTGCCGAAGACCGTCTCCGGCAAGATCCGCCGCGTCGAGCTGCGCAAGCTCACGGCGGAGGGCAGGACCGGCACGGAGTACACGGAAGGAGACGTGGCATGA
- a CDS encoding TIGR04222 domain-containing membrane protein, translating to MTTGMWWFLGAAVGQLALAALLLRARSPERPELPPQALALLRGGPRAAVVVALVALHQRGAVAAGRRGTIRANGGAGRVRDPLQLGVHRSLQRALTLRLLATRPKARQALDALRAELGRTGLLRPPGRHRAARVLLVCVPLTVGGGLAATGPTAPGLALGAVPVLAALALLCVPPTTRAARRLLAGLRSRHPLPSHRREVTDARDVLLYVALYGDPALALFLPHFSRDGGLLTRHPHHDDAYATGRGTTETPFTCGSTTPE from the coding sequence ATGACAACGGGGATGTGGTGGTTCCTGGGGGCCGCCGTGGGTCAACTCGCTCTGGCGGCACTGCTGTTGCGTGCCCGCAGCCCGGAGCGCCCTGAGCTGCCGCCGCAGGCGCTCGCGCTGTTGCGGGGCGGGCCGCGCGCGGCGGTCGTGGTGGCGCTCGTCGCGCTGCATCAGCGCGGGGCGGTGGCGGCCGGGCGCCGGGGCACGATTCGCGCCAACGGCGGCGCCGGGCGCGTCCGCGATCCGCTGCAGCTCGGAGTGCACCGTTCGCTGCAGCGCGCGCTCACCCTGCGGCTGCTCGCCACCCGCCCCAAGGCCCGGCAGGCCCTCGACGCGCTCCGCGCCGAGCTCGGCCGGACCGGGCTGCTCCGCCCGCCCGGCCGGCACCGCGCGGCCCGGGTGCTCCTGGTGTGCGTCCCGCTCACGGTCGGCGGGGGCCTCGCCGCGACCGGCCCGACCGCCCCCGGGCTCGCCCTGGGCGCGGTCCCGGTCCTCGCGGCCCTCGCCCTCCTCTGCGTCCCCCCGACCACCCGCGCCGCCCGCCGCCTGTTGGCCGGCCTGCGCTCCCGCCACCCCCTGCCGTCCCACCGCCGCGAGGTCACCGACGCCCGCGACGTCCTCCTCTACGTCGCCCTCTACGGCGACCCCGCCCTCGCCCTCTTCCTCCCCCACTTCTCCCGCGACGGCGGCCTCCTCACCCGCCACCCGCACCACGACGACGCCTACGCGACGGGCCGCGGCACGACGGAGACCCCGTTCACGTGCGGCAGCACGACGCCGGAGTGA
- a CDS encoding GNAT family N-acetyltransferase codes for MRIRAAAPAELPLLQDIERAAGEAFRLLGMGEIADDDPLPLDVLEGYRDAGRAWVAVDAGDRPVAYLLADTVDGAAHIEQVSVHPDAARQGVGRALIEHLAEGARAQGLTALTLTTFTEVPWNAPYYARLGFRRLDAGDPALTEGLRAISAAEAAHGLAAWPRVCMRRELTVRTVSPPRNAPAVPPSAPSR; via the coding sequence ATGCGCATCCGAGCGGCCGCACCGGCCGAACTCCCCCTGCTCCAGGACATCGAACGCGCCGCGGGCGAGGCCTTCCGGCTCCTCGGCATGGGGGAGATCGCCGATGACGACCCCCTGCCGCTGGACGTCCTTGAGGGGTATCGCGACGCGGGGCGGGCCTGGGTGGCGGTGGACGCGGGGGATCGGCCCGTCGCGTATCTGCTCGCCGACACCGTCGACGGGGCCGCCCACATCGAGCAGGTGTCGGTGCATCCGGACGCCGCCCGGCAGGGGGTCGGGCGGGCGCTGATCGAGCATCTGGCGGAGGGCGCCCGGGCGCAGGGGCTGACGGCGCTGACGCTGACGACCTTCACCGAGGTGCCGTGGAACGCGCCGTACTACGCCCGGCTCGGCTTCCGGCGGCTCGACGCGGGCGACCCCGCGCTGACCGAGGGCCTGCGGGCGATCAGCGCGGCCGAGGCGGCGCACGGGCTGGCCGCCTGGCCGCGGGTGTGCATGCGCCGCGAGCTCACCGTCCGGACGGTCAGCCCGCCCCGTAACGCTCCCGCAGTTCCACCTTCCGCACCTTCCCGCTGA